From Nitrospirota bacterium, the proteins below share one genomic window:
- a CDS encoding 4Fe-4S dicluster domain-containing protein, with product AGFDIQFSDLGDRYLVEIGSKHGLDIVKNFSHLLSKPRKSDYDDRYEVLLSSQARFEKRINLENARQKILSGKVDDSFWEGVAQRCFECGGCVYECPLCTCFNVIDKIHSSTEGVRLRVWDTCMFRGFTKMAGNIWPAEKKILRIKRWYFHKLLYYPEQFGKFGCVGCGRCTITCPGRIDMATIAYKLKVGRDEK from the coding sequence GCAGGCTTTGATATTCAGTTTTCAGACTTAGGTGACCGCTACCTTGTGGAGATAGGCTCAAAACATGGATTGGATATTGTGAAAAATTTTAGCCACCTTTTGTCGAAACCCAGAAAATCGGATTACGATGACCGGTATGAAGTACTATTAAGCTCTCAGGCAAGATTTGAAAAGAGGATAAATCTCGAAAATGCGAGGCAGAAGATACTTTCAGGGAAGGTTGATGATTCTTTCTGGGAGGGGGTTGCGCAGAGGTGTTTTGAATGCGGCGGCTGTGTATATGAATGCCCGCTCTGCACATGCTTTAATGTGATAGATAAAATACACTCATCAACAGAAGGTGTCAGATTAAGGGTCTGGGACACATGCATGTTCAGGGGTTTTACAAAAATGGCAGGCAATATCTGGCCAGCAGAAAAGAAGATTCTAAGGATAAAGCGGTGGTATTTCCACAAACTTCTCTACTATCCCGAACAATTCGGTAAGTTTGGTTGCGTGGGCTGCGGAAGATGCACAATCACATGCCCCGGGCGAATTGATATGGCAACAATAGCATACAAACTCAAGGTGGGAAGAGATGAAAAATAA